A DNA window from Acomys russatus chromosome 7, mAcoRus1.1, whole genome shotgun sequence contains the following coding sequences:
- the LOC127192160 gene encoding olfactory receptor 51E1, producing the protein MVSINSSESSATYFILIGLPGLEEAQFWLAFPLCSLYLIAVLGNLTIIYIVRTEHSLHEPMYIFLCMLSGLDILISTSSMPKMMAIFWFNSTTIQFDACLVQMFAIHSLSGMESTVLLAMAFDRYVAICHPLRHATVLTLPRVAKIGMAAVVRGAALMAPLPVFIKRLPFCDSNILSHSYCLHQDVMKLACADIRVNVIYGLIVIISAIGLDSLLISFSYLLILKTVLGLTREAQAKAFGTCVSHVCAVFIFYVPFIGLSMVHRFGNRRNSLLPVIMANTYLLVPPVLNPIVYGVKTKEIRQRILRLFLTTTHTSDH; encoded by the coding sequence ATGGTGAGCATCAATAGCAGTGAATCTAGCGCCACATATTTCATCTTAATAGGCCTCCCAGGTTTAGAAGAAGCTCAGTTTTGGTTGGCTTTTCCACTGTGCTCCCTCTACCTTATCGCTGTGCTAGGTAACTTGACAATTATCTACATTGTAAGGACAGAGCACAGCCTACATGAGCCGATGTACATCTTTCTTTGCATGCTTTCTGGCCTAGACATCCTCATTTCCACCTCATCCATGCCAAAAATGATGGCCATTTTCTGGTTCAATTCCACTACCATTCAGTTTGATGCTTGTCTGGTACAGATGTTTGCCATCCACTCCTTATCTGGCATGGAGTCCACAGTGCTGCTGGCCATGGCTTTTGATCGTTATGTGGCCATCTGCCATCCTCTACGCCATGCCACTGTACTTACATTGCCTCGGGTTGCCAAAATTGGCATGGCTGCTGTGGTCAGGGGTGCCGCACTAATGGCACCCTTACCTGTCTTCATCAAAAGGTTGCCTTTCTGTGATTCCAATATCCTTTCTCATTCCTACTGTCTTCACCAAGATGTCATGAAGCTGGCATGTGCTGACATCCGTGTGAACGTCATCTACGGACTCATCGTCATCATCTCTGCCATTGGTTTGGACTCACTTCTCATCTCTTTCTCATATTTGCTCATCCTTAAGACTGTGTTGGGCTTGACACGTGAAGCCCAGGCAAAAGCGTTTGGCACTTGCGTCTctcatgtgtgtgctgttttcATATTCTATGTGCCTTTCATTGGACTGTCAATGGTGCACCGTTTTGGCAATAGGCGCAACTCCCTCCTGCCTGTCATTATGGCCAACACCTATCTTCTGGTTCCTCCTGTGCTCAACCCCATCGTCTATGGAGTAAAGACAAAGGAGATCCGGCAGCGTATCCTGCGTCTTTTTCTCACGACCACACACACTTCAGATCACTAG
- the LOC127192159 gene encoding olfactory receptor 51D1 codes for MQKPKPLFPLITAPNGSLVHPAHFLLVGIPGLGPNIHFWLAFPLCFMYAVATLGNLAIILIIRVERRLHEPMYLFLAMLSTIDLVLSSVTMPKMASLFLTGIQEIEFNICLAQMFLIHALSAMESAVLLAMAFDRFVAICYPLRHASVLTGPTVAKIGLASLARGFVFFFPLPFLLKRLSYCRTHTVTHSFCLHQDIMKLSCTDTKVNVVYGLFIILSVMGVDSLFIGFSYILILRAVLELSTQGAALKAFNTCISHLCAVLVFYVPLIGLSVVHRLGGPTSLVHVVMANIYLLLPPVVNPIVYGAKTKEIRLRVVRVFSQDGR; via the coding sequence ATGCAGAAGCCAAAGCCCTTGTTCCCTCTCATTACTGCTCCAAATGGAAGTTTGGTCCATCCAGCCCATTTTCTCCTGGTAGGCATCCCTGGCCTGGGACCCAATATCCACTTTTGGCTGGCTTTCCCCTTATGTTTTATGTATGCAGTGGCCACACTGGGCAACCTGgccatcatcctcatcatccgtGTGGAGAGGCGCTTGCATGAGCCTATGTACCTCTTCCTGGCCATGCTTTCTACGATTGACCTGGTCCTCTCCTCTGTCACCATGCCCAAAATGGCCAGCTTGTTCCTAACTGGCATTCAGGAGATCGAGTTCAACATTTGCTTGGCCCAGATGTTCCTTATCCATGCTCTGTCAGCCATGGAGTCTGCTGTCCTGCTGGCCATGGCTTTTGACCGCTTTGTGGCTATCTGCTACCCACTACGCCATGCCTCTGTGCTCACAGGGCCTACCGTGGCCAAGATTGGCCTAGCTTCCCTGGCCAGGGGATTTGTATTCTTCTTCCCGCTGCCCTTCCTTTTGAAGCGATTGTCATATTGCCGGACACATACTGTCACACACTCCTTCTGTCTTCATCAAGACATTATGAAGCTTTCCTGTACTGATACCAAAGTCAATGTAGTTTACGGCCTCTTCATCATCCTCTCAGTCATGGGAGTGGACTCCCTCTTCATTGGCTTCTCCTATATCCTCATCCTGAGGGCCGTGTTGGAGCTGTCAACTCAAGGGGCGGCACTCAAGGCTTTCAACACCTGCATCTCCCACCTCTGCGCTGTCCTGGTCTTCTACGTGCCGCTCATTGGGCTATCAGTGGTGCACAGGCTGGGCGGTCCCACATCTTTAGTGCATGTAGTTATGGCCAATATCTATCTCCTCCTACCGCCTGTAGTGAACCCCATTGTCTATGGAGCGAAGACCAAAGAGATTCGTTTAAGGGTTGTCCGTGTGTTCTCACAAGATGGCAGGTGA